A section of the Rhizobium sp. SSA_523 genome encodes:
- the clpS gene encoding ATP-dependent Clp protease adapter ClpS, giving the protein MIASPILMETEKDDQGDQGSRGTSVITRTKPKTKKPSLYRVLLLNDDYTPMDFVIHILERFFQKDREAATRIMLHVHHHGVGECGIFTYEVAETKVSQVMDFARQHQHPLQCVMEKK; this is encoded by the coding sequence ATGATCGCATCGCCGATCTTAATGGAGACTGAGAAGGACGACCAAGGTGACCAGGGCAGTCGCGGCACGTCGGTCATAACCCGCACGAAGCCGAAGACGAAAAAGCCAAGTCTCTATCGAGTCCTTCTTCTGAATGACGATTACACCCCAATGGATTTCGTCATTCACATTCTGGAGCGTTTTTTCCAGAAAGACCGCGAAGCGGCCACCCGCATCATGCTGCATGTCCATCATCATGGCGTCGGCGAATGTGGGATTTTCACGTACGAGGTCGCTGAAACAAAGGTGAGCCAGGTCATGGATTTTGCCCGCCAGCACCAGCACCCGCTGCAATGTGTCATGGAAAAGAAGTGA
- the cysE gene encoding serine O-acetyltransferase, which produces MAARTDIRASEPVASVDPIWDTLREEAKAGAERDPLLAAFLYSTVLNHRSLEDCVIHRICERLDHPDLQAVLLRQTFEEMLRDWPEWGTILRVDIQAYYDRDPACLRFLEPVLYFKGFHAIQTHRLAHWLMKRDRRDFAMYLQSRSSSVFQTDINPAARIGRGVFLDHATGFVVGETAVIGDNVSILHGVTLGGTGKEGADRHPKIGNGVLIGAGAKILGNIEIGHCSRVAAGSVVLKPVPAKSTVAGVPAKVVGEAGCSEPSRLMDQMLRSED; this is translated from the coding sequence ATGGCGGCACGCACTGATATACGCGCCTCGGAGCCGGTGGCTTCCGTGGATCCGATCTGGGATACGCTGCGCGAAGAGGCCAAGGCAGGTGCGGAGCGGGATCCGCTGCTTGCGGCCTTCCTGTATTCCACGGTGCTCAACCATCGCTCGCTGGAAGATTGCGTGATCCATAGGATCTGCGAGCGGCTGGACCATCCGGATCTGCAGGCCGTGCTGCTGCGTCAGACCTTCGAGGAAATGCTGCGCGACTGGCCGGAATGGGGGACGATCCTGCGGGTCGACATCCAGGCCTATTACGATCGCGATCCCGCCTGCCTGCGCTTTCTGGAGCCGGTGCTCTACTTCAAGGGCTTTCATGCCATCCAGACACATCGGCTGGCGCATTGGCTGATGAAGCGGGACCGGCGCGATTTCGCCATGTATCTGCAAAGCCGGTCCTCCAGCGTCTTCCAGACCGATATCAATCCGGCGGCGCGCATCGGCCGCGGCGTCTTCCTCGATCATGCGACGGGTTTCGTCGTGGGCGAGACGGCGGTGATCGGCGACAATGTCTCGATCCTGCATGGCGTGACGCTCGGCGGGACCGGCAAGGAAGGCGCCGATCGCCATCCCAAGATCGGCAATGGCGTGTTGATCGGCGCCGGCGCCAAGATCCTCGGCAATATCGAAATCGGCCACTGCTCGCGCGTTGCGGCCGGTTCGGTCGTGTTGAAACCGGTGCCGGCCAAATCCACGGTCGCCGGCGTGCCGGCCAAGGTGGTTGGCGAAGCCGGTTGTTCTGAGCCCTCGCGCCTGATGGACCAGATGCTGCGCTCAGAGGATTGA
- a CDS encoding phasin family protein, which produces MFNFDEANRKSKEAVDGMMRGYSDLFKGFQAIATETGEFQKKSFQGMMSYMEQLASARSIETVYEVQTAYARTSYETFVAEAMKLSDMYADLAKSAYKPAEASLQKPATAIVPAQAAA; this is translated from the coding sequence ATGTTCAATTTCGATGAAGCCAACCGGAAGAGCAAGGAAGCGGTGGACGGCATGATGCGCGGTTACTCGGACCTGTTTAAGGGTTTCCAGGCCATCGCGACGGAGACGGGCGAATTCCAGAAGAAGTCGTTCCAGGGCATGATGTCCTACATGGAGCAACTGGCTTCGGCCCGCAGCATCGAGACCGTCTACGAAGTGCAGACGGCCTATGCCAGAACGTCCTACGAGACTTTCGTGGCCGAAGCCATGAAGCTCAGCGACATGTATGCGGATCTGGCAAAGAGCGCCTACAAGCCCGCCGAGGCTTCGCTGCAGAAGCCAGCGACGGCCATCGTTCCGGCCCAGGCAGCGGCCTGA
- the clpA gene encoding ATP-dependent Clp protease ATP-binding subunit ClpA: MPTFSPSLEKALHQALTFANERHHEYATLEHLLLALIDDADAAAVMGACNVDLEALRKTVSDYVDHDLTNLITGYDEDSKPTSGFQRVIQRAVIHVQSSGREEVTGANVLVAIFAERESHAAYFLQEQEMTRYDAVNYISHGIGKRPGSSRVRPPRGADEGEAEAKAPRGEQDEAAGKKAPDALKAYCVNLNEKAKDGRIDPLIGRHDEVNRTIQVLCRRSKNNPLYVGDPGVGKTAIAEGLAKRIIEGKVPEALADATIFSLDMGTLLAGTRYRGDFEERLKQVVKELEDYPGAVLFIDEIHTVIGAGATSGGAMDASNLLKPALSSGAIRCIGSTTYKEYRQFFEKDRALVRRFQKIDVNEPSIDDAIEIMKGLKPYFEEYHKLRYTNEAIKSAVELSARYISDRKLPDKAIDVIDETGAAQMLLPASRRRKLITEKEIEATIATMARIPPKTVSKDDEMVLANLEKELRSVVYGQDKAIEALATAIKLARAGLREPNKPIGSYVFSGPTGVGKTEVAKQLATSLGVELLRFDMSEYMERHTVSRLLGAPPGYVGFDQGGLLTDQVDQHPHSVVLLDEIEKAHPDIYNILLQVMDHGSLTDHNGKKIDFRNVILIMTTNAGAAEMAKAAIGFGSSRRTGEDEEALNRLFTPEFRNRLDATIAFAPLPTEVIHQVVQKFVMQLETQLSERNVTFDLHQDAVAWLADKGYDERMGARPLSRVIQEHIKKPLANEILFGALRKGGVVKVTVGKKEDGTDGLVLESIPETAPVKPKPEVEAAAEDAPKAKTGKGGSDRSKGKAAPKSSTLEADSDVITQEPEQSKPRKGSTVPRVPKKK; the protein is encoded by the coding sequence GTGCCAACATTTTCGCCTAGTCTAGAAAAGGCGCTGCATCAGGCACTGACCTTCGCCAATGAGCGGCACCACGAATATGCAACGCTAGAACATCTGCTCCTGGCTTTGATCGATGATGCCGACGCGGCTGCGGTCATGGGAGCCTGCAATGTCGACCTGGAAGCCCTCCGCAAGACGGTTTCCGATTATGTCGATCATGATCTGACCAATCTCATCACCGGCTATGACGAGGATTCCAAGCCCACTTCGGGCTTCCAGCGCGTCATCCAGCGGGCGGTGATCCACGTCCAGTCCTCCGGACGGGAAGAGGTGACCGGGGCCAATGTGCTGGTCGCCATCTTCGCCGAACGCGAGAGCCATGCGGCCTATTTCCTGCAGGAACAGGAAATGACCCGCTACGATGCGGTCAATTACATCTCGCACGGAATTGGCAAGCGTCCGGGCTCGTCCCGGGTTCGTCCGCCGCGCGGCGCCGACGAGGGCGAGGCCGAGGCCAAGGCACCTCGCGGCGAGCAGGACGAGGCTGCCGGCAAGAAGGCGCCGGATGCGCTGAAGGCCTATTGCGTCAACCTGAACGAGAAGGCCAAGGATGGCCGCATCGATCCGCTGATCGGCCGGCATGACGAGGTCAACCGGACGATCCAGGTCCTGTGCCGCCGCTCGAAGAACAATCCGCTCTATGTCGGCGATCCGGGCGTCGGCAAGACGGCGATTGCCGAAGGCCTCGCCAAGCGGATTATCGAAGGCAAGGTGCCGGAAGCTCTCGCCGATGCCACGATCTTTTCGCTGGACATGGGCACGCTTCTGGCCGGGACCCGTTATCGCGGCGATTTCGAGGAACGCCTGAAGCAGGTGGTGAAGGAACTGGAAGACTATCCCGGTGCCGTCCTCTTCATCGACGAGATCCATACCGTGATCGGTGCCGGAGCAACCTCCGGCGGCGCCATGGATGCGTCGAACCTGTTGAAGCCGGCTCTGTCCTCCGGGGCGATCCGCTGCATCGGCTCGACCACCTACAAGGAATATCGCCAGTTCTTCGAGAAGGACCGGGCGCTTGTCCGGCGGTTCCAGAAGATCGACGTCAATGAGCCTTCGATCGATGATGCGATCGAGATCATGAAGGGTCTGAAGCCGTATTTCGAGGAATATCACAAGCTGCGTTACACCAATGAGGCGATCAAGTCGGCGGTGGAACTGTCGGCACGCTATATTTCGGACCGCAAGCTGCCGGACAAGGCGATCGACGTCATCGACGAAACCGGAGCAGCGCAGATGCTGCTTCCGGCCTCGCGGCGGCGCAAGCTGATCACCGAAAAGGAGATCGAGGCCACGATTGCCACCATGGCGCGGATTCCGCCCAAGACCGTGTCCAAGGATGACGAGATGGTTCTCGCCAATCTGGAAAAGGAATTGCGGTCGGTGGTCTACGGCCAGGACAAGGCCATCGAGGCTTTGGCAACCGCCATCAAGCTGGCGCGCGCCGGTCTGCGCGAACCGAACAAGCCGATTGGCTCCTACGTCTTTTCCGGTCCCACGGGGGTCGGCAAGACGGAAGTCGCCAAGCAGCTCGCCACGTCTTTGGGCGTGGAACTGCTGCGCTTCGACATGTCGGAATATATGGAGCGGCATACGGTCTCGCGTCTGCTTGGCGCACCTCCCGGCTATGTCGGGTTCGACCAGGGCGGTCTGTTGACGGATCAGGTCGACCAGCATCCGCATTCGGTTGTCCTGCTGGACGAAATCGAGAAAGCACATCCGGACATCTACAACATCCTGTTGCAGGTCATGGATCACGGTTCGCTGACGGATCATAACGGCAAGAAGATCGATTTCCGCAATGTGATCCTGATCATGACCACCAATGCGGGCGCCGCGGAAATGGCCAAGGCCGCCATCGGCTTCGGCTCGTCCAGGCGCACGGGTGAGGATGAAGAGGCGCTCAACCGCCTGTTCACGCCGGAATTCCGCAACCGTCTCGATGCGACGATCGCCTTCGCGCCGCTGCCGACGGAGGTCATCCACCAGGTGGTGCAGAAGTTCGTCATGCAGTTGGAAACGCAGCTTTCCGAGCGCAATGTGACCTTCGATCTGCATCAGGATGCCGTCGCCTGGCTGGCCGACAAGGGGTATGACGAGCGTATGGGCGCACGGCCGCTGTCGCGCGTCATCCAGGAGCACATCAAGAAGCCGCTCGCCAACGAGATCCTGTTCGGCGCGCTGCGCAAGGGCGGTGTCGTGAAGGTGACGGTCGGCAAGAAGGAGGACGGTACCGATGGTCTGGTGCTGGAATCCATTCCGGAAACGGCGCCGGTGAAGCCCAAGCCGGAGGTGGAAGCCGCCGCCGAGGACGCACCCAAGGCCAAGACCGGCAAAGGCGGTTCCGATCGCTCGAAAGGCAAGGCCGCGCCCAAGAGCAGCACGCTCGAAGCCGATTCCGACGTGATCACGCAGGAGCCGGAACAGAGCAAGCCGCGCAAGGGATCGACGGTGCCCCGCGTGCCGAAGAAGAAGTAA
- a CDS encoding AzlD domain-containing protein: MSDGALWVYVVIIVAGWLATDLWRWLGVLVGNRLDEDSEALQWVRAVATALVMAVTSKLVFFPTGALADSPLWLRVGALGCGFLAFLLSGQRVIVCVGVSIALLMIGLALL; this comes from the coding sequence ATGAGTGACGGCGCTCTCTGGGTCTATGTGGTCATCATCGTCGCGGGCTGGCTGGCGACCGATCTCTGGCGCTGGCTGGGCGTCCTGGTGGGCAACCGGCTGGACGAGGATTCCGAAGCGCTCCAGTGGGTGAGGGCGGTGGCCACCGCGCTGGTGATGGCAGTGACTTCCAAGCTCGTCTTCTTTCCCACCGGGGCGCTCGCGGATAGTCCGCTCTGGCTGCGGGTCGGCGCGCTTGGCTGCGGCTTCTTGGCCTTCCTGCTGTCGGGCCAGCGCGTGATCGTCTGCGTGGGCGTCTCGATCGCGCTGCTGATGATCGGCCTTGCCCTTCTCTGA
- a CDS encoding amino acid ABC transporter substrate-binding protein has translation MKKTILSAAIGAAALGAASAASAATLDDVKARGVVTCGVSQGIPGFSNPNDKGDWSGIDVDYCRGIAAAVFGDPSKAKFVALSSKDRFPALQSGEVDVLTRNTTWTVSRDTSLGFNFRTVNYYDGQGFMVKKSLNVKSALELSGAAVCVQQGTTTELNLADYFKANNLQYNPVVFEKEADATSAYDSGRCDVYTTDQSGLYAVRLKMKNPDDNMVLPEVISKEPLGPAVRQGDDQWFDLVSWVHYAMVGAEELGITSKNIDDMKASGGPDIKRMLGSEEGTKIGTDLGVSNEWAYNVVKMVGNYGEVFARNLGPETQIKIERGLNALWTKGGLQYAPPIR, from the coding sequence ATGAAGAAGACGATTCTGTCAGCCGCGATTGGCGCGGCAGCTCTTGGCGCTGCCTCGGCTGCATCCGCTGCCACGCTTGACGACGTGAAAGCACGGGGCGTTGTGACCTGCGGCGTCAGCCAGGGTATTCCAGGTTTCTCGAACCCCAACGACAAGGGTGACTGGTCCGGCATCGACGTCGATTACTGCCGCGGCATTGCTGCAGCCGTCTTCGGCGATCCGTCCAAGGCGAAGTTCGTCGCTCTGTCCAGCAAGGACCGTTTCCCGGCCCTGCAGTCGGGCGAAGTGGATGTCCTGACGCGTAACACGACCTGGACGGTCAGCCGCGATACCTCGCTCGGCTTCAACTTCCGCACCGTCAACTACTATGACGGCCAGGGCTTCATGGTGAAGAAGAGCCTGAACGTGAAGTCGGCTCTCGAACTCTCCGGCGCAGCCGTCTGCGTTCAGCAGGGTACGACGACCGAACTCAACCTCGCGGATTACTTCAAGGCGAACAACCTGCAGTACAATCCGGTCGTCTTCGAAAAGGAAGCCGATGCGACGAGCGCCTATGATTCGGGCCGTTGCGACGTCTACACCACCGACCAGTCCGGCCTTTATGCCGTACGTCTGAAGATGAAGAACCCGGATGACAACATGGTTCTGCCGGAAGTCATCTCCAAGGAGCCGCTCGGACCGGCCGTTCGCCAGGGCGACGACCAGTGGTTCGACCTCGTCAGCTGGGTCCATTACGCCATGGTGGGCGCCGAAGAACTCGGCATCACCTCCAAGAACATCGACGACATGAAGGCCAGCGGCGGTCCGGACATCAAGCGCATGCTCGGCTCCGAAGAAGGCACCAAGATCGGCACCGATCTCGGCGTCTCCAACGAATGGGCCTACAATGTCGTGAAAATGGTCGGCAATTACGGCGAAGTCTTCGCCCGTAACCTCGGCCCGGAAACGCAGATCAAGATTGAGCGCGGCCTCAACGCATTGTGGACCAAGGGCGGCCTGCAATACGCTCCGCCGATCCGCTAG
- a CDS encoding zinc-finger domain-containing protein: MAGHGIPHFQNDGGHRVIEVGVKEFMCTGANVPFDHPHIYIDMGDDNEKVCSYCSTLYRYNPALKADETVPAGCVFHVKAA; encoded by the coding sequence ATGGCCGGACACGGTATCCCCCATTTCCAGAACGACGGCGGCCACCGGGTGATCGAGGTCGGCGTGAAGGAATTCATGTGCACCGGAGCGAATGTGCCTTTCGACCATCCGCACATCTATATCGACATGGGCGACGACAATGAGAAGGTCTGTTCCTATTGTTCGACGCTTTACCGCTATAACCCGGCGCTGAAGGCGGACGAGACCGTGCCTGCCGGCTGTGTCTTTCATGTAAAGGCCGCCTAG
- a CDS encoding alpha/beta fold hydrolase, producing the protein MNLNTPKYSTFTHQGLNLAYFDEGTASGDAILLIHGFASTANVNWVHPGWLKVLGEAGYRVIALDNRGHGASDKPADAEAYRPWIMAEDAVALLDHLDLPNAHLMGYSMGARIATFAALAHQERVRSLVLGGLGIGMTDGVGDWDPIADALLAPSLDAVTHERGRMFRAFADQTRSDRQALAACIRGSRDLVTRADMARITVPTLIGVGTRDDIAGSAQELAALMPNAQALDIPNRDHMLAVGDRVFKAAVLDFLAGQTAA; encoded by the coding sequence ATGAACTTGAACACACCGAAATACTCGACCTTTACGCATCAAGGCCTCAACCTTGCCTATTTCGATGAGGGAACGGCGTCAGGCGATGCCATTCTGCTCATTCACGGCTTTGCCTCCACGGCGAATGTCAACTGGGTGCATCCCGGCTGGCTGAAGGTGCTGGGCGAGGCGGGCTACCGGGTGATCGCGCTCGACAATCGCGGCCATGGCGCAAGCGACAAGCCAGCCGATGCGGAGGCTTACCGGCCATGGATCATGGCCGAGGATGCCGTCGCCCTGCTCGATCACCTCGATCTGCCGAACGCGCATCTGATGGGCTATTCGATGGGTGCGCGCATCGCCACATTCGCAGCGCTCGCGCATCAGGAGCGTGTCCGCTCCCTCGTGCTGGGCGGCCTGGGGATCGGCATGACGGACGGCGTGGGCGACTGGGATCCGATCGCCGACGCCCTCCTGGCGCCCTCGCTCGACGCCGTGACGCATGAGCGCGGCCGGATGTTTCGCGCCTTTGCCGACCAGACCAGGAGTGATCGCCAGGCGCTTGCCGCCTGCATCCGCGGATCGCGCGATCTCGTAACGCGTGCCGATATGGCGCGCATCACCGTGCCGACCTTGATCGGCGTCGGCACCAGGGACGATATCGCCGGCTCTGCGCAGGAACTGGCAGCCTTGATGCCGAACGCGCAGGCGCTCGACATCCCCAATCGGGATCATATGCTGGCGGTGGGAGACCGGGTGTTCAAGGCTGCCGTGCTCGATTTCCTGGCCGGGCAGACCGCGGCGTGA
- a CDS encoding DUF3126 family protein: MKAEEIKKLDAYFKRVFNPSMNVKARPRKDDSAEVYAGDEFLGVVYVDDEDEDRSYNFSMAILDVDL; this comes from the coding sequence GTGAAAGCCGAAGAAATCAAGAAACTGGACGCCTATTTCAAGCGGGTGTTCAATCCCTCGATGAACGTCAAGGCTCGCCCGCGCAAGGATGATTCCGCGGAAGTCTACGCCGGCGACGAGTTCCTGGGCGTCGTCTATGTCGACGACGAGGACGAAGACCGCTCCTACAATTTCTCGATGGCGATCCTCGACGTCGATCTGTGA
- a CDS encoding AzlC family ABC transporter permease, translating to MPLPSPDSQSALPWIISGMRGIFSLPAMILMTSFVGFSAFALESGITRDQAVFMTLAVWALPAKMILIGTMVGGAPLAASFLAVTLSSIRMMPMVASLMPDMKSEKSPTWLLLFLSHFVAITSWVFANQHLGSVPRDRRLAYFGGFAITLTLVNAVIVGVCYGIVAQFPPIVAGALFMLTPVYFFGSIWASARHPVVKTAFIFGVVLGPLFSLVDREFDVVYAGLGGGTLAYLIDRYLLRPRRLKRRQAAASPSQPQEAGYE from the coding sequence ATGCCCCTGCCTTCGCCTGACAGCCAGTCCGCCTTGCCGTGGATCATCTCGGGAATGCGCGGCATCTTCTCGCTTCCCGCAATGATCCTGATGACATCCTTCGTCGGCTTCAGCGCCTTCGCCCTGGAATCCGGCATCACGCGCGACCAGGCCGTGTTCATGACGCTGGCCGTCTGGGCTCTTCCGGCCAAGATGATCCTGATCGGCACCATGGTGGGCGGCGCACCGCTGGCAGCGAGTTTTCTCGCCGTTACCCTCTCGTCGATCCGCATGATGCCCATGGTGGCCTCGCTGATGCCGGATATGAAGAGCGAGAAAAGCCCCACCTGGCTCCTGCTGTTTCTCTCGCATTTCGTGGCCATCACGTCCTGGGTCTTCGCCAATCAGCATCTGGGGTCGGTTCCGAGAGATCGCCGGCTGGCCTATTTCGGCGGCTTCGCCATTACCCTGACCCTCGTCAATGCGGTGATCGTCGGTGTCTGCTATGGCATTGTGGCGCAGTTTCCGCCGATTGTTGCCGGTGCGCTCTTCATGCTGACCCCGGTCTATTTCTTCGGCTCCATCTGGGCCAGCGCGCGCCATCCGGTGGTGAAGACCGCCTTCATTTTCGGCGTTGTTCTCGGACCGCTGTTCAGCCTTGTCGATCGCGAATTCGATGTCGTCTATGCCGGGCTGGGCGGCGGGACACTCGCCTATCTGATCGACCGCTATCTTCTGCGGCCGCGCCGTCTGAAGCGCCGACAGGCCGCAGCGAGCCCCTCCCAGCCGCAGGAGGCCGGTTATGAGTGA
- a CDS encoding cystathionine beta-lyase: MKRQKTLSLDESGPNTRLAHLGHDPQDYFGFVNPPVVHASTVLFPDSRTMETRAQPYTYGTRGTPTTDALCEALNALEGAAGTILVPSGLAAITVPFLAYLSAGDHALIVDSVYSPCRQFCDTMLKRLGVEIDYYDPAIGAGIEQLIRPNTRLVHTEAPGSNTMEMQDIRAIADAAHRHDCVVTIDNTWATPLFFRALDFGADVSIHATTKYPSGHSDIVMGSVSANARHWPKLLEAQLTLGICGSPDDSYQILRGLRTMGVRLAHHQASALEIARFLEAREDVARVLHPALESFPGHAIWKRDFKGASGVFSFVLKVDAPEQFKKKAHAFLDALSFFGLGYSWGGYESLAVHVNLQDRTICKAPKEGPVIRLQIGLEDVEDLKRDLENGFAAAAAV, encoded by the coding sequence ATGAAAAGACAGAAAACCCTCTCTCTCGACGAATCCGGTCCGAATACCCGCCTTGCCCATCTCGGCCACGATCCGCAGGATTATTTCGGCTTCGTCAATCCTCCGGTCGTGCATGCCTCCACGGTCCTCTTTCCCGACAGCCGGACCATGGAAACCCGCGCCCAGCCCTATACATACGGGACCCGCGGCACGCCGACCACCGACGCCCTCTGCGAGGCGCTCAATGCTCTGGAGGGCGCGGCGGGAACCATATTGGTGCCGTCCGGCCTTGCCGCCATCACCGTTCCATTTCTCGCCTATCTTTCGGCCGGCGATCACGCGCTGATCGTCGATTCGGTCTATTCGCCGTGCCGGCAATTCTGCGATACCATGCTGAAGCGCCTGGGCGTCGAGATCGACTATTACGATCCCGCTATCGGTGCCGGCATAGAGCAGCTCATCCGTCCCAATACGCGCCTCGTTCACACCGAAGCGCCCGGTTCGAACACGATGGAAATGCAGGATATCCGCGCCATCGCCGATGCGGCTCACCGCCATGATTGCGTGGTAACCATCGACAATACATGGGCAACGCCGCTCTTCTTCCGGGCGCTCGATTTCGGTGCGGACGTCTCCATCCATGCCACGACCAAATATCCCTCCGGCCATTCGGACATCGTCATGGGATCGGTCTCGGCCAATGCCAGGCACTGGCCCAAACTGCTGGAGGCGCAGTTGACGCTTGGCATTTGCGGCTCGCCGGATGATTCCTATCAGATCCTGCGTGGCCTGCGCACCATGGGCGTTCGTCTGGCGCATCATCAGGCCAGCGCCTTGGAAATCGCCCGCTTCCTGGAGGCGCGTGAGGATGTGGCGCGGGTGCTGCATCCGGCGCTGGAGAGCTTTCCCGGCCACGCGATCTGGAAGCGCGATTTCAAGGGCGCCAGCGGCGTCTTTTCCTTCGTCCTGAAAGTCGACGCGCCCGAGCAGTTCAAGAAGAAGGCGCACGCCTTCCTCGACGCCCTGTCCTTCTTCGGGCTCGGCTATTCCTGGGGTGGCTATGAAAGCCTTGCCGTGCACGTCAATCTGCAGGACCGCACAATCTGCAAGGCGCCCAAGGAGGGGCCGGTGATCCGGCTTCAGATCGGTCTTGAGGATGTCGAGGATCTCAAGCGAGACCTTGAGAATGGCTTTGCCGCCGCCGCTGCCGTCTGA
- a CDS encoding FAD-dependent oxidoreductase, with protein sequence MSIKSAAIIGAGMAGLTAALALSKRGIRVQIFEQAPYLAQVGAGLQISPNASRILDALGVLDRIEAVWTEPERISLASGRTLGHIAHVPVGTVARQRWKAPYGVLHRYSLQNALSQAVEDQPLCTLNLGRRIRTGTTEEIAAETGERPELIVGADGVWSSLREAIPSPPEPDFSHNVAWRFMLDASDAPRFLPPDSVTAFLGPSAHIICYPLREAGGFNVVAIASGVTPGETWDASATAAERSMLLRQFRQWNPQIVEMLRRAHDAKFWPLYQVSDGRWHDGESKVLIGDSAHAMMPFAAQGAAMAIEDAMELARQVSQCPTLAEALVSYEAIRKPRVERVRRRGQFNRFAYHLRGPMRLGRDVVLALRPPQALAADLDWLYGYDRGS encoded by the coding sequence ATGAGCATCAAGAGTGCCGCCATCATCGGCGCCGGTATGGCGGGCCTGACAGCGGCGCTCGCACTGTCCAAGCGCGGCATCCGCGTCCAGATTTTCGAACAGGCGCCCTACCTCGCGCAGGTCGGCGCAGGCCTGCAGATTTCGCCCAATGCCTCTCGCATTCTCGACGCGCTGGGCGTGCTGGATCGCATCGAGGCGGTCTGGACGGAGCCGGAGCGGATCTCGCTCGCTTCCGGCCGTACACTCGGCCATATTGCGCATGTGCCGGTCGGGACAGTCGCGCGGCAGCGCTGGAAGGCGCCTTACGGCGTGCTGCATCGCTACAGCCTGCAGAATGCGCTGAGCCAGGCCGTGGAGGACCAGCCGCTCTGCACGCTCAATCTCGGCAGGCGGATCAGGACCGGAACCACCGAGGAGATCGCAGCCGAAACCGGCGAGCGCCCGGAGCTGATCGTCGGGGCAGACGGTGTCTGGTCAAGCCTGCGAGAGGCCATCCCCTCCCCGCCGGAGCCCGATTTCTCGCATAATGTCGCCTGGCGCTTCATGCTGGATGCCAGCGACGCACCACGATTCCTGCCGCCCGATTCGGTCACCGCCTTTCTCGGTCCGTCGGCGCACATCATCTGCTATCCGCTGAGGGAAGCCGGCGGTTTCAACGTTGTGGCGATTGCCAGCGGTGTGACCCCGGGCGAAACCTGGGACGCGAGCGCCACGGCGGCGGAACGCAGCATGCTGCTGCGACAGTTCCGGCAGTGGAATCCGCAGATCGTCGAGATGCTGAGACGCGCGCATGATGCGAAATTCTGGCCGCTCTACCAGGTCAGCGACGGGCGATGGCACGATGGGGAGAGCAAGGTGCTGATCGGCGATTCCGCGCATGCGATGATGCCCTTCGCCGCCCAGGGCGCGGCCATGGCGATCGAGGATGCGATGGAACTGGCGCGTCAGGTGAGCCAATGCCCGACGCTTGCCGAGGCGCTCGTCTCCTACGAAGCCATCCGCAAGCCACGGGTGGAGCGGGTCCGCCGGCGTGGCCAGTTCAACCGCTTTGCCTACCATCTGCGCGGCCCCATGCGACTTGGCCGCGACGTCGTTCTTGCCTTGCGTCCGCCGCAGGCGCTGGCGGCGGATCTCGATTGGCTCTACGGCTATGATCGCGGCTCCTGA